A single genomic interval of Mustela nigripes isolate SB6536 chromosome 7, MUSNIG.SB6536, whole genome shotgun sequence harbors:
- the LOC132022560 gene encoding serine/arginine-rich splicing factor 10-like — MSRYLHPPNMSLFIRNVANDTRSEDLRREFGRYGPIVDVYVPLDFYTCRPRGFAYVQFEDVRDAKDALHNLDRKWICRCQIEIQFAQGDRKIPNQMKAKEGRNVYSSSRYDDYDRYRHSRSRSYERRRSRSWSFDYNYRRY, encoded by the coding sequence ATGTCCCGCTACCTGCACCCCCCCAATATGTCTCTGTTCATAAGGAATGTGGCCAACGACACCAGGTCTGAAGATTTACGACGAGAATTTGGTCGTTATGGTCCTATAGTTGATGTGTATGTTCCACTTGATTTCTACACGTGCCGTCCAAGAGGATTTGCTTATGTTCAATTTGAGGATGTCCGTGATGCCAAAGATGCTTTACATAATTTGGACAGAAAATGGATTTGCAGATGCCAAATTGAAATACAGTTTGCACAAGGGGATCGGAAGATTCCAAATCAAATGAAAGCCAAGGAAGGGAGGAATGTGTACAGCTCTTCACGCTATGATGATTATGACAGATACAGACATTCTAGAAGCCGGAGTTATGAAAGAAGAAGATCAAGAAGCTGGTCCTTTGATTACAACTATAGAAGATATTAG